AGGCGAGTGCGCGCCACACCCGGCTCTATGCCCGCGAGAACGAAAGCGAGCGCAACAACCAGATCGTGTTCGCGTTCGACTGCGGACAGGCGATGTGCGAACCGGTCGACGGCCTGCCGCGGATCGACCGCGCCGTGTCCGCAGCGCTCACCGCCGCCTACGTCGCACTCAAGGGCGGCGACAGGGTCTCGTTGTTCGGCTTTGCCGCGCGGCCCGAAGTGGCAACCCCGTTCTACGGCGATTCGCGCCAGTTCCATCGGTTGCAGACCGCGGCTGCGGGGCTCGACTACCATGCCGAGGAACCGAACTTCACGCTGGCGCTGGCGACCCTTTCGGCCCGGCTCAAGCGACGCAGCATGATCGTGGTTTTCTCTGACTTCACCGATCCGACCGGCGCCGAACTGATGATCGAAAGCCTGGGAAGACTGGTCGACAAGCACCTGATCCTTTTCGTGACCATCGCCGATAGCGAGCTGGCCGAGCTCGAAGCGGTCGATCCCGACAGCCTCGAAGCGCTGGCCACCGCCGTCACCGCCGATTCGCTCTCTCGCCAGCGCGCGCTCGTGCTCCAGCGGCTACGGCAGATGGGCATCGACGTGATCGAGGCCCCGTGGGACACCATCGGCTATCGGCTGATCGACGCCTATCTTGCGATCAAGCGCGCAGGAGCGATCGGATGAAGGCACCGATCCTTTCCGGCCTGTTCGCCAAGAAGGCGCTTGCCCCTCCCCCCGACATCGAGGCGGCGGCGCTGCGTTCGGATCGCTTCCGTCTCGCTCGGCAGGGCGATTGGGAACGACTCGAACAGATCGTCCGGACAATGGAAAGCGGACGCTTGCGGCGCCTTTCGGACGAAGACGTAGTCGAACTGCCGACGCTCTACCGGACTGCGGCATCGAGCCTGTCGGTCGCGCGCGAAACGTCGCTCGACGCGGCCACGCTGGCCTACCTCGAATCGCTGGTCCAGCGGGCGTGGTTCCAGGTTTATGGGCCGCGTCAGGGCTTCTTCCGCTGGCTCGGCGGGTTCCTCGGCGGCGGCCTGAGCGCGGCGGTGCGGGAGATCTGGCTCGAAATCCTCATCGCGCTAGCGGTCATGGTGGCCGGCGCCATCGCAGGTTGGCTGCTGGTCAGCGGCAACCAGGACTGGTTCTATTCGCTGGTACCGAGCGGCCTGACGGGCGACCGCGTCCCCGGTGCCTCGCGCGAAGCGCTCCTGAAATCGCTCGATACGGTCAAGGGCCCCTCGGGTCTTTCGTTCTTCGCCGCCTACCTGTTCCAGAACAATGCCAGCGTTTCGATCCTCGCATTCGCGCTCGGTTTTGCGTTCGGCGTCCCGACGTTGATGATTCTGCTCAAAGAAATGGCCACGCTCGGGGCGATGGTGTGGCTGTTCGCCAGCAAGGGACTAACCCTGCAGTTCGTCGCGTGGCTTTCGGTTCACGGCACGACCGAGCTGTTTGCGATCCTGCTCGCCGGTGCGGCCGGGCTGCACGTCGGGCGATCGATGGCGTTTCCCGGCGACCGTTCCATCCTTGCGGCAACGGCGGAAAGCGGTCGCCGCGCAGCGATCGTGATGGCCGGAGTGGTGATGATGCTGATCGTTGCCGCAATTCTCGAATCTTTCGTCCGGCAGCTGGTCGGTTCGACGCTTGACCGTTTCCTCATCGGCGGTTCGATGCTGGCGCTGTGGTGCACCTATTTCTTCGCCTTCCGACGCGATCCGACGGGGGACTACCAATGACAGCCGCGAGCATCCGCTTTACCCGAGACCCCAAGCGCGAGCGGATCTGCGTGACCCCCGAAGGGATCGCCCTGACATTCGTGGTCGCCACTCGCTCGGCGCGCCTCGGGGCGTTGCTGATCGACTACATGATCCTGCTGTTCGGCTCGATTTTCATTTCGATCGCGATGGGCATGATCCTGGGCGGGATCGGTTCGCTGGTCGATGCCAAGCCGGCGGGTGCGGCAGAGTTCGTTGTCGCGCTGTGGGTGATCCTGTGGTTCGTCGCGTGGAATGGCTATTTCATGATATTCGAGCTGTCCGCACGCGGTGCGACTCCCGGTAAGCGCCTGACAGGCATCCGCGTCGCTGCGCGCCCTGCGAGCGATCACGAGGGCAGCGCCCGGTTGACCGCAGAGGCCGTGATCGCGCGCAACCTGCTGCGCGATATCGAGCTGTTCCTGCCGCTTATCCTGGTCATGAGCGCACCCTCGGGTGCGGGCGGCCCTGCCGGACTAGCCGCAACTGCCTGGTTCCTGGTGTTTGCGTTCTTCCCGTTCTTCAACCGCGATGCCCTGCGCGCGGGCGACCTGATCGCGGGCACATGGGTCGTCGAAGCGCCGCGCACAAAACTGGCCGACGCATTGTCGGTGGAAGGAGCCGCCAAGGGAGCGAGCAGTGTTACCGGGGCGACCTACCAGTTTGGCGATGCCGAGCTCTCGATCTACGGCGAGTACGAGCTACAGACACTCGAACGCATGCTGCGCGATGGGCAGCAGGAGGCGCTGGAGGCGGTTCATACCGCCATCTGCACCAAGATCGGCTGGTCGCCCGGAGCGGGTGACGAACGCGCGTTCCTTGAAGCATTCTATGCCCAGCTTCGCGCCAAGCTGGAGGGCGATATGCGCTTCGGAAAGCGCAAGGCGGACAAGTTCAGCGCCTGAACCCGTCCGCCTTCATATCCGAGAGATTCGGCGGATTACTTGGCCTTCCACTTCATGACCCGGAACAGCATATCGCCGGCCGCATGCCGATATTCGGAGCGCTTGGCCGAACCTGCCTGCATGTCCTGCACGGTCATCTTCATGTAATCCTGATAGGCCTTAGCCCGCGCCTTCCCTTCATCGTTGTCGACGAAGTGCGGGAACCATGTGATCAGGTAGACGTCGGGTTCACCTTCGCGCGGGTACTGGTTGACCCAGATCTGATAGCCGTCGATCCAACCCTGCGATTTCGCGAAGTCCTGAGACTTGCGGTACTGGTCCGCGAGGTAGGTGGCATATTCGAGGCTGTGGCCGTCGTCGACCTTGATCATGCTCATTTCGACATAGTCGCCGGGCTCGACAGGCCATGCGTCCTGGGCATTGGCTGCTTGCGGGGCGACAAATGCCAGGGTGGCACCGGCAATCGCGGCGAGAGCGAACTTCTTCATCGGGTTTCTCCTCACACGTCCGGCGGCGGCAGGATTGCTGCCGTCGGTTACTTGTGCAGAGGCACGGGCGACCCGTGCGAACCCGATTGACTTTGGTTTCAATCGCCAGTCCACTTGCATTCGCAGCGCTGGCGGGAACCATGCCGTCCCTCGGCGCGCGGACATAAGCACCGGAAAAGGTGGATGTCCAGTAGCATGGGGGAACGTTACCAGATGCCGCGATACGCGATCCGGACTGATGACCTGACCAACGCCGACGTGCTCGCATTGCTCGATACGCACCTCGCGGAAATGCATCGCTGGTCGCCGGAATGCAAAGTGCACGCGATGCCCGCCGAGCGCCTGCGCGCAGACGACATCACCTTCTATTCGGCGTGGGACGGCGAGCGCCTGGCCGCGGTCGGTGCGCTCAAGGAACTCGGAGATGGCCGGGCGGAGATCAAGTCGATGCGCGCTTCTCCCGGCTATCGCGGCAAGGGCGCGGCCCGTGCAATCCTCGACTTTCTGATCGCCGAGGCGCAAGCTCGCAAGATGCGCTGGCTTGGCCTTGAAACCGGAAATACCCTCGAGTTCGAGCCCGCCCATGCGCTCTATGCGCGCAACGGATTTACTCCCTGCCCACCGTTCGGCGATTATGTGTCCGACGATTTCAGCATCTGCATGGAGCGATACCTGTAGTGCCCGATAGGCGCGCCTTCCTTGCCGGCAGTGCTGCCCTCGTCGCCGGCGCATGCGTGCCGGTTCGGACCGACACCGGCGGGCGGATCGATGCGAAGCTGCACCTTATCGAAGTCGCGAATGGGGGCGCGCTGGGGGCCGCTCTGCTCGACCCGCTGAGCGGGGACGTGATCGGCAATCGGGCGGACGAGCGCTTCGCGTTGTGCTCGACCTTCAAGGCGAGCCTCGTCGCGCTGGTGCTCGACCTGGGAATAGCCGGGAAGCTCGACCTCGGCGAAGTGGTCTACTGGACGCAAGCGGACCTGCTTTCCTACGCCCCGTTCGCGAAGCAGCGCCTTGCAAACGGCGCGACGATCACCGAGCTTGCGGGTGCAGCGCAGATCCTGTCGGACAACACTGCGGCGAACTTGTTGCTGCAGAGGGTCGGCGGACCGGAGGGCCTGACGGCGTTCTGGCGCTCGCTCGGCGACGAGGTCAGCCGGCTCGACGATATCGAGGGCGCGCTGAACCACGTGCTGCCCGGCAGCGAGCGCAACACCACGACACCGCGCGCGATGGCGACGACGCTGGCCAAGATCCTCTATAGCGGCGCGATCGCACGCGAAGCTTCGGACCAGCTCAAGGCGTGGATGCGCGAAACGCAGACTGGTGCGAAGAAGGTCCGCGCCGGCCTGCCGCAGGGGTGGGATGCAGGGGACAAGACCGGCAATTCGGGTGGCTGGCCCGACATGTACGGGGTCAGCGCCGACATCGGCTTCGCGGTTCCTCCCAATGGCGCGCCGATCATCTTCGCTGCATATCACCGCGCAGCCGCGCTCGGCGCACCGAGTGCCAATGCCGATGCCGCGCTCGCGCAGGTAGGCGAAGCGATCGGTCGCTTGCCCTGAGCCAGCTGCCTGCGCTCAGTCGCCCTTCGTCGGTTCCTCGTCGGAAAAAATCGCGACTTCGTTTGTGCCTTCGCTGGTTGCGCGGCCGCGATACATCCCTGGGGTGTTCATCGCGAAAACCGGCTCGCCGTCTTTCGACATGACGATCACGCCACCGTCGCCGCCCATTTCGCCAACCTCGGCGATCACCTTGTCGGCCGCAGTCTGCACGTCTTCCCCGGCGAGCAGCATCCGGTCGCAGATCTCGTGCGCAACGCCGACGCGGATGAAGTATTCGCCCCACCCCGTCGCCGAAACGGCGCACGCCCGGTCGTCGGCCCAGGTGCCCGCACCAATCACCGGAGAATCGCCAATGCGGCCCCAGCGCTTGCCGGTCATCCCTCCGGTCGAGGTTCCTGCCGCGAGATGGCCCGACTGATCCATCGCCACGGCCCCAACGGTGCCGAACTTGAACTCGACGTCGAGCGCGGAAAGATGCTCCTTCTTGAGCTTCTCGAGCTGCTTCTTGCGCTCTTCAGTTGCGAACCACTCGGGCGGGACGATCTCGAGGCCCTGTTCGGCAGCGAATTGCTCCGCTCCCTTGCCTGAAAGGAAGACGTGCGGACTGTGCTCCATGACTGCCCGCGCCAGCAGGATCGGGTGGCGCACATCGCCGACCCCGGCCACTGCCCCGGCTGCGCGGTTCGTGCCGTCCATGATCGAGGCGTCCATCTCGTTGGTGCCTTCCCACGTATAGACCGCGCCGCGTCCGGCATTAAATTTGGGATCGTCTTCCAGAACCGTGATCGTCGCGGTCACCGCATCCATCGCGGTGCCGCCTTCGCGCAAAACCTTCGCCCCGGCATCGAGCGCCGCTTGCAGCGAAGCGCGATACTCGGCCTCCTTTTCTGGAGTCATGCGCGCGCGGGTCAGCGTACCGGCACCGCCGTGCAGCGCGATCGACCACTTGCCGTCGGGCCTGGCCTCTTCGGCACTTGCCGGAGCAATTGCCGCCAGCGCCGCGACGCAGCCCATGATGAGTGTCAGGTGATGCAATGTCATATCCCCCAGCTGGCCGTAAATCGAACGGCGGCTTCAGCATCCATATGCATGGAGCGACCAGTGCGAGGCAATCACCTTCCTTGCGCTTGCCCACCGCGCAGATGGCGGGTTTGCAGTCGCAGGTTTACCGCGTAGGGCGACAAGCGATGATCCTGCGCCACGCTACCCAAGCCGACGCCGCCGCACTCGCCGATTTCGCGCGCGATGCCTTCGCCGCGGCTTTCGCTCAACTCTACAAGCCCGAAGACCTCGCAGCATTCTTTGCAGATTGGCGCAGCGAAGAAATCTACGCGAAGGCGATCGGCGATCCGGACACTACGGTGACCCTCGCGGAAGAAGATGGCCGCATCCTCGCCTACTCGCTGATCAAGCGCGACGCGCATTTCGACGAGCGACCCGAACCGCGCCCCGCCCATCCGACGTTCCTCAGCCAGCTCTACTGCGCCTACGAAGCGACCGGGCGCGGCCTCGGGGCGGCTTTGATGGACAAGATAATCGCTGACGCCCGCGCCTGGGAGTCCGACGCGCTGCAGCTGTCGGTGTTCAGCGAAAACTTCGGGGCGCAGCGGTTCTACCAGCGCTACGGCTTCGAAAAGGTCGCCGATATCGACTTCTGGGTCGGGAACCATCGCGACGACGAATTCCTTTACGAATTGAAGTTGTAAGAACGACAGGAGGAGAGCATGGCTGGACGGGAATTCGGGTTCGAGAACACCACCGACGACGTGCTCGACGGGATCGACCTGACAGGCCGGTCCTTCTTCATCACCGGGGCCTATTCGGGACTGGGTAAGGAGACCGCACGGGCGATCGCTGCACGCGGTGCGGATGTAATCCTGTCCGGCCGCGATGCGGAAAAGCTTGCCGCAGCGGCCGAGGAAATTTCGGGCGAAACCGGCGCAAACGTCGAAACCATCGTGTGCGACCTCGGCGATCTCGCCAGCATCCGGGCTTGCGGCAAGGAAGCGCGCGAGCGGTTCGCCAAGATCGACGTGCTGATCAACAATGCCGGCGTCATGGCCTGCCCGCTTGCTCGCACGAAAGACGGGTTCGAGATGCAGTTCGGCACCAACCATCTCGGTCACTTCCTGCTCACCAGCGAACTAATGCCGTTGATCGAGCAGGGCGCGCGCCAGCGGATCGTCAACCTGTCGAGTCGTGGGCACCATTTCGACGGCGTGCACCTCGACGATCCGAATTTCCTGTCGCGCGAATACGACAAGTGGGCTTCCTACGGCCAATCGAAGACCGCCAACGTGCTGTTCGCGGTCGGTCTGGAAAGCCGCTTCGCCGACAAGGGTATCCACGCCTACGCCGTCCACCCCGGCGGGATCATGACCAACCTCGGCCGACACCTCGAGCCGGAGGATATCGAACGCCTGCGCAAGCGCGTCGAGGACACTTCGAGCGGGACCGGCCTGACCTTCAAGACCATCCCGCAAGGCGCGGCGACCACCTGCTTCGCGGCAACCGCGCCCGAGCTTGAAGGTGTCGGTGGAGTCTATCTAGAAGACGTGGCGGTCGCCCAGGTGGACGATGACGATCCCTCCGGCAGCGTACGCTCGTATGCGGTCGATCCCGCCACGGCAGACGCGCTGTGGTCGCTTAGCGAGGAACTGGTCGGGACACGCTTCGCCGCCTGAGCGGCTACAACCACTTCCAGCGCCAGAACAGGTATACTTGGAGCGAAAGGATCGCTGCGCACAACCCGCACACGATCCAGAACGCAATATTGGAGTGGACGCCGGGCATACCGCCGACATTGATACCGAGAAGGCCGGTAATGAAGCTCAAGGGCAGGAAAATCGCAGCGACAATCGTCAACATGTAGCTCGTCCGCTCAGCAGACGCGAGCGACCGGCCCCGCAGCTCGTCGAGCAGGACGACCGAGCTTTCCTTGCTGACGTCGATATCGTCGAGGAAGCGGCGCAGAAGCGCAATCGTTTCGGCGATCTCTCGCCGGTCGTGGCCTTCGAACCAATCGGGCGCGTCCCGGCTGATAGCCTCAAGCGCGACGTGCTGCGGCCCCATATGTCTCTTTAGCGCGAGGCAGTTCCGGCGGATCGAGGTGATCTTGCGCAGCAGCGGATCGGGCTCTTCCTCGTCGAAGTCGAGCTCCTCAAGTTTGTTGAGCTCGTCGTTCATGTCGACGATCGCCGCGTTCATACGGTGGACCATATGTTCGGTCAGCGAGGTCACAAGGGCTCCCGCATCGGTCGGCCCGCGCCCGTTGTCGATCTCCGACAGGGTGTCGCGCGGGGTCTGCAGCGAGAGGCGACGAAGCGTAACGACGCGAGCGCCGTCGCTCCAAAGCTGCATCGAGACCATGTCTTCCGGCTGCGCGCCCGGGTTGAAATTGATCCCTCGCAGCGTGGCAACGAGCACCTCGCCGTCACGGAATGCGCGCGGGCGGGTCGCGTCGCTCGTCAGCAGTTCTGCGGTCGGCTCGGGGATTTCCAGCTCCTGCTCGAGCCATTCCTGAACCACCGGCGCGGTTCGCTGCAAGTGAACCCACAGGACCTCGCCCGGTCGCGCTGGTCGCCAGCCCTGCACTTTGTTCCAATCGATGGGGCGGCCGCCGCCTTTCCCATCGAGCACCCGACCAAACAGCATCGGCCCGTCGGTGGCTGCATCATCGGTCTGCTCTAGCGGTTCGCGCATGGTGGCCGGGTTGTGCATCAACTTGTGACGGTTGTCATCTGCCGGAGCACGCCGGGAGGACGCGCGGTTTCCTACCGCATTTTGCGATGGTAAGGCGACACCGATGACCGAAGTTCGCCAAAAGGGTCGCAAAATTGCATCAATCGGCCCATATGGCCGTTGCCGATATATGGCACTGGGAAACGATGTTTTTGATTTCAGGACTGTGTTCCATGTGTTCCACCTTTCAGGAAACAGAGCGATAAAATGAACGCAATCCGCCCGTGGCGCACGGTCGAGCGCCGTAAATCGCGCCAGATCATGGTCGGAAACGTGCCGGTAGGTGGCGATGCGCCGATCACCGTGCAGACGATGACCAACACCCCGACTTCCGACGCGAAGGCAACGATCGACCAGATCCGCCGCTGCGAGGATGCGGGTGTCGACATCATCCGGGTTTCGTGCCCCGACAAGGACAGCACCGCCGCGCTGCCCGAAATCGTTCGTGCCGCGCAGGTGCCGATCGTCGCCGACATCCATTTCCACTACAAGCGCGCGCTCGAAGCCGCCGACGCGGGTGCTGCGTGCCTGCGGATCAACCCCGGCAACATCGGCTCGAGCGAACGGGTGGAGGAAGTCGTCCGCGCCGCCAAGGCCAACGGCTGCGCGATCCGCATTGGAGTGAACGCCGGCAGCCTCGAAAAGGACCTGCTTGAAAAGTACGGCGAGCCCTGCCCCGAAGCGTTGGTCGAAAGCGCGCTCGATCATATCAAGCTGCTGCAGGACCACGACTTCCACGAATACAAGGTAGCGGTGAAGGCGAGCGATGTGTTCCTTGCGGTCGCGGCCTACCACGGCCTCGCCGAGACCGTCGATTGTCCGCTGCACCTCGGAATTACCGAGGCGGGTGGACTGATCGGAGGGACGGTCAAATCGTCGATCGGCATCGGCAGCCTGCTGTGGGCGGGAATAGGCGATACGATCCGAGTCAGCCTGTCGGCCGAGCCCGAGCAGGAAGTGCGGGTCGGGTTCGAGATCTTGAAGGCGCTGGGCCTCAGGACACGCGGCGTGCGCGTGGTCTCGTGCCCCAGCTGCGCGCGACAGGGCTTTGACGTGATCCGCACCGTGCAAACGCTCGAAGACCGCTTGCAGCACATCAAGGTGCCGCTTTCGCTCTCGGTGCTCGGCTGCGTGGTCAACGGCCCCGGAGAAGCGCGCGAGACCGATATCGGCATCACTGGCGGAGGCGCGGGCAAGCACATGGTCTACCTCTCGGGCGTAACCGACCATCACGTGCAGTCCGAAGACATGCTCGACCATATCGTCGAACTGGTCGAGGCCAAGGCGGCCGAGATCGAAGCCGCGATGACCGACGCGGGGGAAGCGGATGAGGTCGTCGAAGCGGCTGAATAAGAGAAGGTTTCATTGGGTCGCCGTTGTGCTCTGAACGAAGGAGTTGGCACGTGGCGGATTTGGAAACGGACTACCTGGTTGTCGGCGCTGGTGCGGTCGGCATGGCATTCGTCGATACCCTGCTCGAGGAGGATCCCGACTGCCACATAACGATCGTCGACAAGCATGCGCGTCCGGGCGGGCACTGGAACGACGCCTATTCGTTCGTCAGGCTTCACCAGCCGAGCTCGACATACGGCGTCAACTCGTTGGAGCTGTGCACCGACCGTGTCGATCTTCGAGGCCACAACGCGGGGATGTATCCGCTGGCAACGCAGGCGGAAATCCTCGCTTACTACCAGCGCCTGATGGACGATCGGTTTCTGGCCAGCCGCCGCGTCGCCTATTTTCCGCTAAGCGAGTACCACGAAGATAGCGGCGGCCCCGCAGTGCGCGAATTATTGTCAGGCAAAGCGAGATCGATCGAAGTCCGGCGCAAGCTTGTTGATGCGACGTGGTACCAGACCTCGGTCCCAGCGACCCACAAGCCTGCGTTCGAGATCGCGCAAGACACCCGTTTTGCGATTCCCGGAGACCTGCCGAGCTTGTGGAAAGCGCCCGAGAAACTTCCCGAACATTATGTCGTCCTCGGCGGTGGCAAGACGGCGATGGACAGCGTGGTTTGGCTCCTCGAAGCGGGTGTCGCAGCCAGCAAGATCGGTTGGGTCCGCCCGCGCGATTCGTGGATGATGAACCGCCGTTTCCTGCAACCAGCCAAAGTGAACTTCGAAGGCCTGATCGACTTTCAGAGGTTGCACGTGCTCGCGGCTGCCAATTCAGACACCGGGGAGGAGATGTTCGCCAGGCTGGAAGAAGGCGGCGTCATGTTGCGGATCGATCCGCAAGTGACGCCCGAGATGTTCCACTACGCGGTTATCTCCGAAGGTGAAGTGGAGATGCTGCGCACGGTCAAGGCGGTGTATAGGCAAGGCAGGGTTACACGCGTCGAACCGGGTCGTCTTCATTTCGGCGATCACATTGAGTCCGTGCCGCGCGATACTCTGTTTATCGACTGCACCGCCACTGCGGTTCCGTTCGAGAGGCGAGCGGACGATCGCCCGATCTTCGATGGAAATCGCATCACGCTTCGCCTCGCGAGGGTACCGTTCGTTCCCTATTGCGCGGCGCTGGCGGCGTTCCTCGAAGCGAATTTCCAGACAGACGAGGAACGCAACGCACTCGTTCCGATCGCGCCGCTGACCGATACCAGCGATACTTATCCGTTCGGATTCATGTGCAACATGATAAGCGCGGGAATCCTGGGACAGAACGAGAAGACCAACGCTTTCAATAACCGCAGCCGCCTTGATCCGATTGGTCCTGCCCTTGCCGAACTCATCGCGGAAGGAAGCCCGAAGCTTGCAAAGCTTGAGCAGTTCGGCAGGGAACTGGAGGAAAACATGCCGAAAATAATGGCTCTCGGGATGAAGGCGAAGGCGATCCATGAGGCCGCGTGATCGACCTATTCACCTCTCCGATAGAATTGCGCTATAGCCTTTGCCGACGATGAACAGGCGCGATCTCATCAAGCATTCGCTGGCGGCAGGCGCTGCGGGGCTGGTGCTGCCGAGGATCGCGCGCGCCACGCCGCTCCCGGCAACCCCGAATGCGCTCGGCCAGCGCGATCGCCAGTTGTTCGCGATCGCCAAGGAGCAGATGGAAAAGCATTCCGCGAACTTGTGGCGCACCGACCTCGTCGGGATCGCCGATTACGGGCTCCGCTCGAGCGAACCGCGGTTCCACTTCTGCAATTTCGAGACCGGCAAGGTCAGCTCGTTTTACGTCGCGCATGGTGCCGGGTCCGACCCCGAGCATGACGGTTGGCTCGACTGGTTCTCCAACGTCCCGGAATCGATGTGTTCGAGCCAGGGTGCATACATGACCTATGGCTGGTACACCGGCAAATACGGCACTTCGATCCGGCTCGATGGCCTCGATGCGAGCAATTCCAACGCACTCGACCGCGCGATCGTGATGCACCGGGCTGCCTATGCCGAGCCGGCGTTCCTCGCCAAGTGGGGCAAACTCGGCCGTTCGAACGGCTGCTTCGCGATGAGCGAGGAAGACTTCAAGGTCGCCCTGCTGCAGATGGCCGGCGGGCGGTTGCTTTTTGCCGACCGGCTCGGGATCGGGCAGGACGGGCAGCACGTCGCCGTGCCACCCGCCGACTTGCGCGGACCGCCTTCGATGCAGCCCGAAACGCGCCCCGACGCAGCGTAAGTTCTTCTCAGGATTGCTCTAGTTCGTCTGCAGGTCGTCGACGATCTCGACGACCTTTTCGCTGGTCTTGCGCGCGCGGTTGGCCTCGCGCGGCTGATCGAAGCTTGCCAGCACCGGGGCATCGCGGTCGTAGATGTCGTCGAACTGGCGCAGGTTGCCGTCGATGTCGGTGCCCATCGTGAAATAGGTGATGTAGACCGGCATCTGCTTCTCGATCGGCACCCGGGTGTACTTTCCCGAGGTGCTGATCGCGACAGCCTCGTCGGCCGCTTCCTTCCTCGTTTCCGGCGTGTTTGCGAGGTTGCCAAGGATAGCGAGTGTGATCGCCAATTCCTGCGCCCGCTCGGTCCGGATGCAGCCGTGGCTGAGCGCGCGGTTGTCCCGATTGAACAAGCTGCGCGCGGGCGTGTCATGCAGGAAGATTGCGTGCGGATTGGGCATGTCGAGCTTCATCAACCCGAGCGAATTGTTCGCACCGGGTTGCTGGACGACCGTCACGAAGCCGGTCTTTGGATCCTTCCATCCCTTGTAGCCTGCTGCCTTTGCCCAAGTGGGATTGGTGAGCACTTTCGTGCCCAGCCCCTCGCCCTTCACGA
Above is a window of Tsuneonella mangrovi DNA encoding:
- the ispG gene encoding flavodoxin-dependent (E)-4-hydroxy-3-methylbut-2-enyl-diphosphate synthase; its protein translation is MNAIRPWRTVERRKSRQIMVGNVPVGGDAPITVQTMTNTPTSDAKATIDQIRRCEDAGVDIIRVSCPDKDSTAALPEIVRAAQVPIVADIHFHYKRALEAADAGAACLRINPGNIGSSERVEEVVRAAKANGCAIRIGVNAGSLEKDLLEKYGEPCPEALVESALDHIKLLQDHDFHEYKVAVKASDVFLAVAAYHGLAETVDCPLHLGITEAGGLIGGTVKSSIGIGSLLWAGIGDTIRVSLSAEPEQEVRVGFEILKALGLRTRGVRVVSCPSCARQGFDVIRTVQTLEDRLQHIKVPLSLSVLGCVVNGPGEARETDIGITGGGAGKHMVYLSGVTDHHVQSEDMLDHIVELVEAKAAEIEAAMTDAGEADEVVEAAE
- a CDS encoding NAD(P)-binding protein produces the protein MADLETDYLVVGAGAVGMAFVDTLLEEDPDCHITIVDKHARPGGHWNDAYSFVRLHQPSSTYGVNSLELCTDRVDLRGHNAGMYPLATQAEILAYYQRLMDDRFLASRRVAYFPLSEYHEDSGGPAVRELLSGKARSIEVRRKLVDATWYQTSVPATHKPAFEIAQDTRFAIPGDLPSLWKAPEKLPEHYVVLGGGKTAMDSVVWLLEAGVAASKIGWVRPRDSWMMNRRFLQPAKVNFEGLIDFQRLHVLAAANSDTGEEMFARLEEGGVMLRIDPQVTPEMFHYAVISEGEVEMLRTVKAVYRQGRVTRVEPGRLHFGDHIESVPRDTLFIDCTATAVPFERRADDRPIFDGNRITLRLARVPFVPYCAALAAFLEANFQTDEERNALVPIAPLTDTSDTYPFGFMCNMISAGILGQNEKTNAFNNRSRLDPIGPALAELIAEGSPKLAKLEQFGRELEENMPKIMALGMKAKAIHEAA
- a CDS encoding murein L,D-transpeptidase catalytic domain family protein, which translates into the protein MNRRDLIKHSLAAGAAGLVLPRIARATPLPATPNALGQRDRQLFAIAKEQMEKHSANLWRTDLVGIADYGLRSSEPRFHFCNFETGKVSSFYVAHGAGSDPEHDGWLDWFSNVPESMCSSQGAYMTYGWYTGKYGTSIRLDGLDASNSNALDRAIVMHRAAYAEPAFLAKWGKLGRSNGCFAMSEEDFKVALLQMAGGRLLFADRLGIGQDGQHVAVPPADLRGPPSMQPETRPDAA